CAGCGCATTCTGCCACACGACCATCTGCTCGAAGTCCGGCGCACGAGGGCTGTCTGCCGTGGGTGCCTCGGTGAAGACGGCATTCTTCGCCGACTCGAACAATGTCCTGCGGACGTTGGGGTCCTTGAGAGCCTGGCACTGCTGCGGAATGGGCAGAGACCTGATTTTCTTCCACTCCGGCAGCCAGTCATAGGGCATGGTGGTGAGGAAGGAATATAGCAGATAAATGCCTCGGCTGTGCGACTGCCCGATCAGCTTCGCGCCGGACGCCGCCGCGCGATCGAGCAGGGGCAGTTCTTCGGCCGTGACTCCGGCAAGCGGGATGAGCCCCCACGTTACCGTCGCGCCACTCGCCAGCGACAGGTTCAACAGCTCGTTGTGAAAACGGCGACGCACTTCGATGTCGCCGAAGCGCGACGCGCTGGGCGGCGCGAGCTCGAACACACGACCTTCATAGTGCCGCATTTCGAGGACAAGCTGGCGTATCTCTTCCCAGTCCGCCAGACGCGAGGCCACGGGGCGATCGTCCGAGGTGGCATGCCCCTCGCCACGGGACGTCGTGAAGCCGATCGCGCCCGCAGCGAGCGCGTCGTTCAGCTCCCGGCGCATGAGCGCCAGCTCGTCATCGTTGCATGCCCGCTCGAATGCGGCTTCGCCCATGACGAAGGTACGCAGCGCCGAATGGCCAACATTGGAGGCGTAGTTAATCCCCTTGGGCAGCGCGTCGATCACATCGAGATATTCGCGGAACGTCGTCCAGCGCCAATCGATACCCGCTTCCATCGCCGCGCCAGAGATGTCCTCGGCGCGCTCGAGATTGCGGACGACCAGGCCGCGCCGCGACTTCGAGCTCGGCGCGAGCGTGAACCCACAATTGCCCATCACGGCGGTGGTGATACCCTGCCAGCATGACGAGGAGCCGAGCGGATCCCAATGCATCTGTGCGTCAAGATGGGTGTGCCCGTCGATGAAGCCAGGTGTGACGACCTGCCCCTCCGCATTCAGCTCGCGCTTGGCACGGCCGGAGACATCACCAATGGCGGCGATGCGCCCGTCCTGAATTGCAACGTCGGCCCGATAGCGCGGGTTTCCGGAGCCGTCGACCACAGTGCCATTGCGAATTAGGAGATCGTACATCCTCTACTCCGTCCCCATTCATTTGTTACAGACATCAAGGGCGCGCCTTGGCCGATATTTTGCGAATAGCTGTGAATCGATCAACGCCGGGCTGTTTATCACGCCTTGTCCAGCCTGTGGGGCAAGTGACGCTAAATTACATGCATGATGAAGCGCGCGAGCCCCTAGGCCGGCCGCTGGTCATGGAGCGCCTGTTCCAATGCATCAAGCACGAAGCCAGCATGCGTAGTGTGGCGGCTGGTTCGAGACGCGACACTCTAGGCATTTACCGCCTTGCGCTCTGCCGCATTGGCCGCAGTCTCAAGTGCGTCCAAAGTTGTACGGGGGTATTTCCGAACCGCGCGCATAAAACGTGCCATGGCTCGATCGGCGCCTACCAAATGCATATCGCCAATTCTCAGACCATTCAGAATCGGAAGGTCCTCGTTGACAAATCTGTTATGCATCGCCTGCCAAGTATCGAAATATTCTTCGGACTTGTCGTCTTTCGTGGTGACGATCGAAAAGAATACCTTCGTTCCCAGGCTACCGCATGGTGTCATTACGGCGACATACCATTTGAGCCGGCCGTCAACTTCGCTCCGTGTCGTGATGCCATTAACGCCGTGAACGGCGATGTCGGGACGCCACACACCTTCTTGCTTTTCTCCCGTGTGCGCCGCGTCCCAGCTCATCCGCCGCAGATAAGGGCTGACTTCTTCGACATCGGGATCGGCAAATTGCAGACCGTGGACCACGCGATTGTGAACAACGTCGAAAACGTTGGTTGCAAATATCCAAGGCTCGACGTTCAGCTTTGCCTCGAGATCGATTTCGAACGCCCGAAACGCGTGCTTCGTATCATCGAACTCTTCGAACGTCGGCAGATCGTAAAGCGGCGTCTCTCCCAGGAACACCCAGATCAATCCCAGGCGCTCAGCCGTCGGAAGATTCGCCAAGCTCGATCCTTTTGGGATCGGGTCGCCGGACGCGATCACTTTACACTTGCCGCCCTGGCCAAACTCCCAATGATGGTAGGGGCAACGAATATTATTGCCGACAACGTCGCCACCCACGCTGAGGTCAGCGCCCATATGCTTGCAAAACGCGGACATCACCCGGACGACTTCATCCTCGCCTCGGTAAATGACAACGCGGCCGTCCGCTAAATCGGCGCCAATGGCTTTTCCCTTGGGCACGTCGCGCGACAGGGCGATCGGGTACCAGCACTGATGAGCGCCCGGCCCCAAATCAGCTACCATTGCCCGCCGTCGCGCTTCAGGCGTTGCGCTGCGTGTCACGTCCATTCACCGTTCTCCTGTACCTTCGCACCGCGCGGCCGGGCCCGCGGCGAACCCCGTTGCAGCATCCACTTCATGCGCAGGTGAAGGGGCTCGCCATTTGCTTTGGCGGCTAAACGTCATCATTCGGTTCTTCCTTGCGATATTCCTCGATCTCCGCAAGCGTGCCGAACTTCTGAACGACCGAATTTATATATGTGATTATGGGCGTCCACCTGAAGCGCCGCGGCGATTGCGCGGATGCAAATTCATACGATCCGTCAAGATCTCCCGGGCGCCAAGGATGCCCGCGCCTGCCGGGGGCGTCCTGACCCAACAACCGATAACGTCGCCTACCCTTCGTCGTTCCAGACATGAAAACGACGAAGGGCGCGACGAAAACCAAGCCAGACGTTAGAATGCAACGCCGAGCTTAACTCCCCACAGTCGTGGCTCGCCCATCTGTGCGACCAAAACGCCCGCCGAGAAAGCGGTGTCGTTCATTCTGGCGAAATAGTCCTTAGAGAAGGCATTGGTGACGAATGCCTGCGCGTTGAACTTCTTATCCTCCGATTCCCAAAGGACGCGGAAGTTGACGATGCCATAGGACGGAAGATCCACTATCGGGTCGTTCGTCAGGACGAAGTTCTGCTTCGCCTGCGCCCGCCCTTCCGCCTGGAGAGTGAAGACGCCGAGTCCGCTCACCGGAATGTGGTGGGCGATCGTGGCGCTCAGATTCCACTTGGGTGTCTGCGGGATCGGCTTCCCTTCGAGCGGGACCAGACCCAGGTTCGGACTGCTCAGGATGAGGGGCGAGTCCGTGATTTTGGTGTTCAGGAGACCCCCCGACACATTGAAATCCCAGCGGTCGTTCGGCGCATAGTTCAGCTCGACTTCCGCCCCATATATCCGGGCCTTGCCGATATTAAGGAAGCGGCTGGTGACGATTGGCACGCCGGTACTGAGGTCGCCGACGCTGAGCAACTCCTGCTTGCCGTCAAAGAGATAATAGAATCCGGCCAGGTTGAGCGTCAACGTCCGGTCAAGGAACCGGTTCTTGCTGCCGATTTCGAAGGCATCGAGATGCTCCTGTCCCACCGGGCCGGTCAGGGCAGCGTTGGTCGCCAAAGCGGCGGCCCTGCCGGCGGGGGTGGCCCCCCCGGTAGCGGAGTAGAATGTACTATAGGAGACGCTCTTTGCGCCGCGCGAGTAGCTGGCGTAAAGGCTGTTCTCGGTGGTCGGCTCCCAGGTCAGGCTCACTCGGCCGGTCACGTCCTTCGTTACCGGATCGGGATCGGTTACGCCCGACAGGATGTCCAGCGGGGGCAGGGCGCCGGCCGCGGTAGTCAGGGTGACATCCGCCTGCTTGAGCTCCCGGTTTTCGATTGTATAACGCGCTCCGGCGGAGAGCGTCCACTGATCGGCGAACTCCCAATCGGCCTGACCAAACACCGCTCCGGACTTGGTGTCTACGCGGGATCTGGACCGGACTGATTGGAGGAGCCCACCCGTGTTGTTCCTGACGGTCAGAGGCGCGTCGCTTCTCTTGCGGTCCTGGTAATAGTAAATACCCGTCACCCAATTCAGCGTGTCGGTCGTACCCTGGAGACGCAATTCTTCACTGAATTGCCTGGATCGGTTATTAAATTGCGCTTGGATGTTCTGATTTTGGAGACCACTGGGCGTCGAGGACTGATCGCCGTCCACGCCGATGCTCGACTTGAACCGAGTATAATTGGCGATGTTGATCAGCGACGCCCAGCCAAAATCGGTCTCAAACTTGCTGGTAAGGGACGTAAAATTCTGGGTGACCGCCAGTTGATCCCTGGAAAGTTCGGTGATCGCGTCGCCGGATTGCGGCCGAACCTGGCGAGGCTGGCCGCCGAGAACGACGGTATCGACGCATCTGGCGGCGAATATGTCCTTCCGCGCGCAGACCGCCCTCGAGGCGTCCCTCCATACGCCCAGGCCAATGTTGGGCGTCGATTCCGAATCATTTTCGGAATGGGTGACCTGCAGCCGCAGCTTCGATGCATCGCCGAGATCAAAATCGGTCGTGCTCCGGATGCTCCACACCTCCTTTGCCGCCAGCTTCTTGGGCGCGCCAGGGAAAGTGCCACGATTGGTGAAATGGCCGTCATGCTGCTCGAACTGACCGGCAAGGCGTGTCCGCACATTCTCGCCGAGCGGTCCGCTGACCGCGGCGTTGAGGGCTATCCAATTGTCCGAGCCATACAGAACACTGGCCTTGCCGGTGAAATCGGAGGTCGGCGCCGCCGAAACAAAATGGACGAGGCCGCCCGTCGTGTTGCGGCCAAACAACGTCCCCTGCGGGCCGCGCAGCACTTCGATCCGTTCCACGTCGAACATCTGCCCGGTAAGGCTGCTTTCATCGCCGAGATAGATCTCGTCGACATAGACGGCGACCGAACTCTCATTGAGACGCCCGTTGGAACCCTCTCCGCGGACGCCGCGAATGCTCAAGTCGGGGGTGGTGTTGCTGCCGCGGTTGAAGGTGATGTTGAAGTTCGGCGTCTGTTGCGCAATCGAGGTGAAGGTCGACAAATTGAGGTTTTCAACCTTCTCAGCGCTCACCACGCTGACCGAGATCGGCACGTCGATAATCGCCTGCTCGCGCCGCTGGGCGGTCACGATGATTTCACCAGGGTCTTCAGCGAAGGCGGCGCCGCCCGCGAGAATGGACGGAACAACAATCGCCGTCCGCATCAGCATCGCAGCCAATGCTCTTCGGGATCCTTTGCTCTTCAAGTGAGCGTCTGAGAAATTCACGATCATATCCCTCTCCCTCTTAATGTTTTCTTGATGTTTTGTTTTAAGTTCGCACCCTACCATTGGCATGGCCATATGACGATATCCGGCGTTTAAATTACATATGTGAAACGCAAGACGTTTCTCTCGCACAACTTGACGCACGTCTGGCTCTTCGGCCGGGTGCTAGCTGGAGAAATTTCAATGACGTTCACATCAATCGTCAGGTGGTCCGAATATTTATATTCCGTAGATATCAACTCTGGCCTACCGGCTTCATTCAATATGCGTTGCCGTTGAAGTCTGCCCCGGCCAGATAGAAGGCATCCCATTTGTGCCCGTTGGACAACTTCCGATGATCAACCGCGATGCCATCCTTGGCGTTTGGAAAATCAAGATGAGCGTTTCGGCGAACATATTGCCGCCCATGGCGACGAGGATCACGGCCTTGGAGACATCGATGCGCTTTTCATAATCGCGCGCGAGCCTGCGCCATCGGATCGTCCGAGCGCTTGATGACCTCGATGGTGAAGTCGAGGAAGGTCGCCTTGTCCATCAGCTTGAGCCGAAATTCACCTCTCGCGGCCGGCCGCCGCAGCGCCCCGGCCTATTCCACGAAGCGTGGCGGCTTTATGCTCCTTCCCGTCCCACGATGACCACGGCGCTAACATTCTGGTTGGGCATGCCACCCAGATTATGGGACAAGCCGTAGACAGGCTCGTCCGGTCGCTGACGCTCCCCCGCGCGGCCGAGGATCTGAAGATAATTCTCGTAGATCATACGCAGACCCGATGCACCGATCGGATGGCCGAAACATTTCAGCCCTCCGTCGATCTGGCAAGGGATCTTGCCGTCCGCATCGAAAATGCCGTCGAGCACGTCCTTCACCGCGCCACCATTCTCGCTGACGCCCAGATCCTCCATCGTAACAAGCTCGGTCACGGAAAAGCAGTCATGCACTTCCATCAGGCTCAGCTGCTCGCGCGGATTGGTGATCCCGGCTTCCTGATAGGCGGCTTTCGCTGCCACGCGAGTGGTATGAAAATAGCTTCCGTCCCAGCCCGATCCCTGCAGTTCCCACCCGTTGGACGTGGAGACTGCCAGCGCCTTGACTGTCACTAGCTCTCTCTTGCCAAGCGCTCTTGCGATTTCCGGTGTCGTGACGATCGCGCAGGCTGCGCCATCGGACACGCCGCAGCAGTCAAACAATCCAAGCGGCTCAGCGATATACGGCGCGTTTATGACCTGATCCATCGTTACCCGCTTGCGCAGATGCGCCTTCGGATTCTTCGCGCCATTATCATGGCTTTTGACGGAGACATGCGCGATTGCCCGCTTGAACAGATCCTTCTCGATCCCATATTTTGCCCGGTAGGCTGAAGCTAGCTGGGCGAAATGGCCAGGTGCCGATCCCACCACCCCCATCATGTCCCAGTTGGTGCCGCGGGTGCGCACAGGCAGGCCGCCATAGCCTGTGTCCTTCAGCTTCTCGACGCCGAAGGCGAGTGCGATATCCACGGCCCCGGACGCAACCGCATAGACCGCACCCCGAAAAGCTTCCGAGCCTGAGGCGCAATAGTTCTCAACCTTGGTGACAGGGATGTTCGGCAGGCGCAACGCCATGGCGAGCGGAATGCCCGAAGGCCCGATATTCACCGTATCGAACGCCACGCCAAGCCAGGCCGCGCCGATCTCCGACACGTCGATGTTCGCATCGGCAAGCGCCTCTTCAAATGCTTCGACCGCCAGATCGTCGGCACCCGCTGACCAGCGCTCGCCAAATTTGGCGCAGCCCATTCCGAGAATGGCGACCTTGTCTCTTATCCCGCTTGCCATCGCTCTGCTCTTTTCTACTATGCTCTGTTCGACAACCGCCGCTCGGGGGCGGCTTTCCAGAAATATTGGGAGAACCCCCTCCGGTCATCGATCGCCTTGATGCGGAACACCATCCGCAGCTGCGTCCCGATATCCAGCCCTTCCTCTCCGACGTCGACGATCTCCGCCAGCATGCGGCCGCCGCCTTCGAACTCGATATTGCCGTAATAAGCGGGCGGCGACGGCGAGAACATGAGGTAGTCTGACGTGAAGGTGACGATCTTTGCTGGCAGTTCCGCAAGCGGATAGTCTTCCTGAGTGTGGATGGCCCGCGCCTCACGCGAGATGCTGACAGGCGACTTCGGGAACTGGACGGCGCCGGTCTGCGTGCATTTGCCGCCGACCAGGCCGAGCACCGATTTCCGTTCTCGATATTGGGCGGTGAGGATCGGTTTTTGGTCCAGCTCGGCGCGCATGCCCTTATCGAGGTCGATCAGCCCCGAAAAGGCTAGATATTTGACATAATTATCGACTGGCGCTCGATCTTCCAGATATCCCCCGATGCCTCTGGCTTTCGCCGCGCCCACGATCGCTGCGGTCGTCTCCAGGAGGATTACGTCGCATCCTCCGCCAAAGCCGACCACCATGATGAGTTGACCCGGCGTTGCGCGTTCCAGGACATGGGACAGCAATATCAGCGGTTGGGCCGCACCGGCGTCCCCCAAGACACCCCCCAGCGTGTCGGCAACGGCTTCCGGCCTGATGCCGCTACCTTGCGCGACATATTCGCTGATCTTCGGCATGGAAGATCCAAGGACGAAATGGTCGATCTTCCTGGCGTCGACGCCTAGCTTCTGAAGGGCTGCGATGATCGTAGAAACGACAATCTTTCCGTAGCCTTCTTCCCGCACCCAGCGGGCTTCCCAATTATAATCGAACGTTTCGCCTTCCTTGCGGAAATGGTCGACGAGATCGATGCTGACGGAATGTGTTCCGATCAGCTTCGCACAGCCGTCTCCCTTCGACACCACCACCGACGCCGCTCCGTGCCCGGAATTATACTCCCCCTCTGAGCCGGGCTTGGCCACGTTACGCTCCGCGGCGACGCACAGCGTATCGCCGGCCCCGCCCGCCACCGCATGAAACGTATCGATCAGGGCGGAGGTCGCCGACCGCTTGCTCCCCGAAACGTCGAGTGCCGCGGTCGCGTCCGAAAGGAAGAGCGCCTCCTTCACGATGGTCGAGTTCTGCCGGTCGGCGAAGGGGTGCGAGGTGGAGGCCAGCACGACACGCGCAATGGCAGCACGATCGCGGCCTGCGAGGCAATCGCGCGCGGCCTCCACGGCCATGGTGATCGCGTCTTCATCCCAGGAACAAAAGGAGCGCTCTCCCTTCGCAAAGCCCTTGAGGCCGGGCGCAAACCAGCCAGTCGCCGCATAGGCAGCGTTTCGCTGCAGCCGCTGCCGAGGAACATATCCTCCAAACGCGTGGATACCTACCACCACAATCTCCCGAAATGGTCTGGCGTCGAAAAGTCACCGCCTCGACCGATCTCCCGATCGCTCAGCGGCGTGGTCGCACTTGCCGGGCTAGTCCATTTTCGCGGTTCGCTCGAGTTCCTTCATCGTCACCCGCGGATATTTGAGGACGGAGCGCATGAAGCGCGACAGAGCCCGATCCGACGGCAACAGCAGGAGCTCATCCAATCGCATATTGTTCAATACCGGGAGATCTTCGTTCATGATCTGCGCGTGCATGGCAGCCTGCCGATCCAAAAATTCTTCAGCACCTTCTTCGTTCGTTGTAATGACGGTCATGAAGAACTTGGTGCCATGGCGAGCGGAGGGTACGCTTGCGCCAATATACCATTTGAGCCGTCCGCCTTGCTCACCCTTGTTCCGCAGGGAATTCACGCCATACACATAGATTTCCATGCGTAGGCCGCCGGTGCCCTTGTCGCCCAAATCGGCATCCCACGACATACGACTTCGGTAGGGGTCGATTTCTTCAACCTCCGAATGGACAATGTTTATACCGTGAAGAGAGCGCAAGTGCGCAATGTCGTACACGTTGGTGGTGAACATCCACGGCTCACAGTTCAGCTTGTCGTTAAGCTGCACCTCGAAGGACCGGGCGACATGCTTCGTCTCGTCGAAATCCTCGAAGGTCTGAAGCTCATAAAGCGGCGTTTTACCGAAGAACACCCAGATCAGTCCGAACTGCTCGCGCGCCGCGAACTCGAAGAGCTTGGCGCGCTTCGGGATCTCATCACCCGCGGGGATATGTTTGCAATCGCCGCCGTCGCCATAGGACCAATGATGAAAGGGGCAGCGAATATCGTTGCCGACGACCTCGCCACCTACGCTCAGGTCGGCACCCATATGCTTGCAATAGGCGGACATTGCGCGGATCACGCCATCCTCGCCGCGATAGACGACGACCCGCCCGTCCGCAATATCGCGGCCGACGACCTTACCCTTCGGTACGTCCGCCGAAAGGGCAACCGGGTACCAGCACTCGTGGGCGCCGGGGCCCAGATCAAATATCGATCTCCCCCCCGAAGTGCTCTCGGCAGGGTCAGCCGTTGCGCGCGCAGCCATTTAATCCTCCTTCAATCAGGCAGCGCTGGGGAGCGCGTGCCTGCCATCCCGCCAGCCGCCTCCCAATTGCCAGGATGACGTCCGCAGATGTTCTGCGAATCAAGCATGGTCTTTCTACACAGACCCCGCCTTTTCCGTGAGATCGGGCAAGTTTATATTATGAATGTGATGATCTCCCAAACGGGTAGTATTCACGCGGCAGCACGAGATTTTCTCGGAGATTATACTTTTATTTGCCGTGTATCTATTCCTCTTTTAAATGAGATATTTCGTCGATATATTAGAGTAACTTTGCAATAATTTACGATATTACATGAGGGTCTGCGTCATGAAGGATGAATGTCCATCATCGCAGAGTTCGTTTGGAAAATCAGGGATGAACGTTTCGGCGTACGGTTTCGCGGCAACGCGGAAAAATTCCGGTCAAGCATTCCCAGCGAACAGGGCGAGCTCAACTAGCAGTCGCGCTGGTCTGCCGGACCTCTTTGCGCAACAGCTCCAGGAAGCGGTCATGTTCGCTCTCTATCCGGTAGATCGGGGCGCCGATACCGATGGCGAGGGGGGGGTGATCGCCCAGTCCCGCGATTGGCATCGCAATGACGCCGGCGCCCGGTGTCACCGTTCCCTTGGTGAGATAATAGCCGAGCTTTCGACCCTCTCTTACCTTGTCGATGATCTCCTGAGGGGAGAGCGGAGAAGCGTCGGCTGGTCGCTCTGCATTCACCCGGCGTACGATCGCGCCGATCTGCTTGTCAGACTTGGTGGAGAGCAAGGCCTGACCGACCGCAGTCGTACATAGCGGTCTTCGCGCGCCCTGCCTCATGTGAAAGCGGATCGGATTCGTCGCCTGAAGCACCTTCACGTAGACGACGTCCATGCCTTGCTCGGTGCCGAGGACGATCATGTCGCCCGTGGCCGTGCTGAGATGGCGCATCATCTTGGTCGGGTCCTGGGCACGACCGGCTTCGTCGACCAGCCAGGCGCCGATCAGCGCGATGCGGATCGTCGGCCGGAAGCGGCGGGTCTCGGCTTCGAAGCTGAGATAACCAAGCGAGGCGAGTGAGCGCAACAATACAGACGTGCTGGACTGCGGGTAGCCGAGGGCCCGACGGATCTCGTCCGCCGATGCCGCGCCTTGGCGTTCCGCAAAGTACTCCAGCACTTCGAGTACCCGGCGGGCCGATTTAACGGATTGATCCATGGCCACCGCTATAAGCGTGTATGAGTAAGCTCATATCCGCCCTGCACCCCTCATTTCAAATCATGCAGCACGCTTATACAACTCCGAGACAGAACGCACATCCTGCAGATTGCAGAGCATCGAGAAAAGGTCCCTGCGCGTCGCCTCGCCAAGCTGGCTTGCGGTGCATTCGTCAAACTTGGCCGCTAGCCTCGGCTGCCCCGCAGGGTTGGAGGCGTGGCCAAATGCGAAGCGAACCGCGGGGCCGGATTGAACGGTGCCGTCAGCGAACTCGATCTCGACATGGTCTGCGGGCGAGAACAGCGATTGCTGCGGGTCTATTTCGGTGCACTCGACCCGTTCGACACGTGCCATGAGTTCGCGGACGGCGACGCGCTTGACGTAATCGTCGTCAAGCTCACGAAGGCCGACGCTGCCCTCCAAGATAGCGGCGGCGACGGCAAATTCTGCGCTGAACTTTGCTTCTAGCGACGTGCCCGGCGCTCGGTAACGAAGGATCTGCGACTGGGTGTGACCCAGGTGCACGCGAATGGACCGGATCGCATCGATGCGCCCCGCCGTCGCGTCGGCCAGGGCGACTACCGAGTCGATCATCCGATGTGCGGCATAGCAGACCGGATAGAGCTTGATATTGGGGCCTTCGGACAAGATCCGCCATGAGCGGCCGAAGGCAGGCTCAGTCGTGCGATCCACCCTGGCTGCAGGCGAATATGCCGCAAGGAAGCCCAGCGGATGCTCCAGCGCATCGATCGCCGCTGTCATGCCCTGAGCCGCGAGCTGCGCCGCGAGGACTCCGTTCTGAGCGGCGCGGCCGAGCTGGTAGGGCTTGGTCATCGAGCCGAAATTCGCGACGAGTCCTGCCGACATCGAGGCGGAAATGGATAGTGCCGCTGCGGCCTTCTCCTCGTCCAGGCCCAGCAGATTGGCGCAGGCGGCCGCAGCGCCGATGGCACCGAAAATGCCGGTGGGGTGGAAGCCCTTCGCGTGATGCTTGTCCTGCTCCCGAGAAGCCAGCTCACACCAAACCTCGTAGCCGGCAACATAGGCCGTCAGGATATCCTTGCCGGTCGCGGCCGGTTCGCCGAGAGCCAGAATGGCCGGAAGCAGTACCGCGCTCGGGTGGCTGTCGCCAGCTGTGTCGTCATAATCCAGCGCATGCGCAGCCGTCGCGTTCACGAGCGCAGCATAGTCGGCAGAGGTGCGCAATTTCCCCCAGAGTGCCCACGCTTCGTCCGCCCCTCTTGGCGCGTTGCCGGCGACGAGCGAGGTTACCGGCTCGTCGAGACCGAGCAGGATGACCGAGGCGCAATCGGCTATGCCCCTCACGGCGGCATCGGTCGCTCCGGTGGGAAGGTCCTCATATTGAAGGTTCGCAACGAAATGTGCTGCGCTTTTCGTCAACCCGGTCATCGGAACGCCTGCCTATCATCTAGCGGACACTGAAGAACGACCATCCCAGATGCTACATGCCAGCTCGTTCGGCGCGCTGGAGGATGACCTGCACCATGCGCACGGTGCCCACGTCGACCATTTGCCCATCGACGGCGATCGAGCCCAATCCCTCCGCTTCGGCCTTTGCATAGGCGTCCACAATGGCACGCGCTCTGCGGACTGCCTCGGCGTCGGGGGTGAAGACGTCCAGAGCGACATCGATCTGTGCCGGATGCAACGCCCATTTGCCGCCGAAGCCAAGGAGCTGCGCGCGCGTGCACTCCTCGCGGTAGGTTTCGAGGTCCTTGAGGCCGGGAAACGGCCCGTCGATCGCCTCGATACCCGCCGAACGTGCGGCGATGAGAAGCTGCCAGCGGCCATAATGCCAGGGATCGCCCGGATAGCTGCTCTTCCCGTAGAGGATGATGGGATCGATACCCTGCGACGCGGAATAGTCGCCGAAACCGAAGATGAGCGCTTCCAGTCGCGGCGTCGCAAACGCGATCTCATTGACATTGCGCATGCCGTCGACTTCTTCGATCAGCACTTCGAGGCCGATCTTCTTCGTGAGCTTCAGCCGCTTCTCGATCTGCGAGAGAAGCGTATCGACGAACAGCAGATCGGATGCGCACCGCGCCTTGGGGAGCATGATCGTGTCGAGATGCTCGTGCGCCTGTTCGGTGACCTGGATGATATCCTCATAGCACCATTCCGTGCCGAGATCATTGATGCGGACGCATGCCGTCTTCCCGCTCCAGTCGAGGTTCTTCAGCGCGTCGATCGCCTTGGCGCGGGCCGATACCTTCTCGCGCGGCGTTACGGCATCCTCGAGATCAATGAAGACATGATCGGCGTTGGAGGCGGCGGCTTTCGCAAGCATTTTCTCGCTCGATGCCGGGACGGCCAATTGCACGCGGCGGCGACGAATAGGGCGCTGATAAGTCATGGGATTCCTATTTCACAATGTTCCGGTTGAACAGATTGTCGGCCTCGGCGCCCGAATAGCCCGCAAGCTCCAGGACCTCCCGCGTATTCTCGCCGAGAAGAGGAGCCCGGTGGCGCACGCGTCCGGGCGTACGGCTCATCTTGACAGGCACACCGGCGACCTTGACGGAGGTTGCCGAGCCCGGCTGCTCGACATCGACGAGCATTTCCCGGATCTTGAAGTGGGGCTCCTCGAAAATGTCGGCGACATCGTAGATCGGTCCGAACGGGATCACACCGCCGAACAGCGCGGTCAGCTCCGCCTTGGTCTTTGTCTGGGTGAAAGCCTCGATAAGCCCATACACCTCGTCCTGATGATTGAGCCGATCGTTATTCTGTGCGTAGCGCGGATCAGTCGCATGGTGCGGCTGATCCATCAACGTGACGAGCTTTTGCCAGAATTCGTCTGTGGGCGCGCTGATCGTCAGCCAGCCGTCGGACGCCCGAACCACGCCATAAGGGCAAAGCAGGGGATGCCGGTTGCCTTCCGGCCGGGGTATGCGGCCCGTGTAGGTATATTGATTGATGATCCGTTCGCAGGTCGCCA
The sequence above is drawn from the Rhizorhabdus dicambivorans genome and encodes:
- a CDS encoding acetyl-CoA acetyltransferase, with protein sequence MGCAKFGERWSAGADDLAVEAFEEALADANIDVSEIGAAWLGVAFDTVNIGPSGIPLAMALRLPNIPVTKVENYCASGSEAFRGAVYAVASGAVDIALAFGVEKLKDTGYGGLPVRTRGTNWDMMGVVGSAPGHFAQLASAYRAKYGIEKDLFKRAIAHVSVKSHDNGAKNPKAHLRKRVTMDQVINAPYIAEPLGLFDCCGVSDGAACAIVTTPEIARALGKRELVTVKALAVSTSNGWELQGSGWDGSYFHTTRVAAKAAYQEAGITNPREQLSLMEVHDCFSVTELVTMEDLGVSENGGAVKDVLDGIFDADGKIPCQIDGGLKCFGHPIGASGLRMIYENYLQILGRAGERQRPDEPVYGLSHNLGGMPNQNVSAVVIVGREGA
- a CDS encoding N-acyl-D-amino-acid deacylase family protein, which encodes MYDLLIRNGTVVDGSGNPRYRADVAIQDGRIAAIGDVSGRAKRELNAEGQVVTPGFIDGHTHLDAQMHWDPLGSSSCWQGITTAVMGNCGFTLAPSSKSRRGLVVRNLERAEDISGAAMEAGIDWRWTTFREYLDVIDALPKGINYASNVGHSALRTFVMGEAAFERACNDDELALMRRELNDALAAGAIGFTTSRGEGHATSDDRPVASRLADWEEIRQLVLEMRHYEGRVFELAPPSASRFGDIEVRRRFHNELLNLSLASGATVTWGLIPLAGVTAEELPLLDRAAASGAKLIGQSHSRGIYLLYSFLTTMPYDWLPEWKKIRSLPIPQQCQALKDPNVRRTLFESAKNAVFTEAPTADSPRAPDFEQMVVWQNALPPNPTMKDMAAQRGVHPIELFIDLAAETNLEQFFYQPGLRWDMDALVEAMRHPHCVMTFSDAGAHVTQQECSLQTYLLAHWVRQKQAFTLEEAVRMITLAPAKVWGFHDRGLLREGMVADINVFDPDRITPTLPVLLHDLPTGAPRLESRAEGILATIVGGEITIQNGEHTGALPGRLIRR
- a CDS encoding Rieske 2Fe-2S domain-containing protein, producing MDVTRSATPEARRRAMVADLGPGAHQCWYPIALSRDVPKGKAIGADLADGRVVIYRGEDEVVRVMSAFCKHMGADLSVGGDVVGNNIRCPYHHWEFGQGGKCKVIASGDPIPKGSSLANLPTAERLGLIWVFLGETPLYDLPTFEEFDDTKHAFRAFEIDLEAKLNVEPWIFATNVFDVVHNRVVHGLQFADPDVEEVSPYLRRMSWDAAHTGEKQEGVWRPDIAVHGVNGITTRSEVDGRLKWYVAVMTPCGSLGTKVFFSIVTTKDDKSEEYFDTWQAMHNRFVNEDLPILNGLRIGDMHLVGADRAMARFMRAVRKYPRTTLDALETAANAAERKAVNA
- a CDS encoding TonB-dependent receptor; this encodes MIVNFSDAHLKSKGSRRALAAMLMRTAIVVPSILAGGAAFAEDPGEIIVTAQRREQAIIDVPISVSVVSAEKVENLNLSTFTSIAQQTPNFNITFNRGSNTTPDLSIRGVRGEGSNGRLNESSVAVYVDEIYLGDESSLTGQMFDVERIEVLRGPQGTLFGRNTTGGLVHFVSAAPTSDFTGKASVLYGSDNWIALNAAVSGPLGENVRTRLAGQFEQHDGHFTNRGTFPGAPKKLAAKEVWSIRSTTDFDLGDASKLRLQVTHSENDSESTPNIGLGVWRDASRAVCARKDIFAARCVDTVVLGGQPRQVRPQSGDAITELSRDQLAVTQNFTSLTSKFETDFGWASLINIANYTRFKSSIGVDGDQSSTPSGLQNQNIQAQFNNRSRQFSEELRLQGTTDTLNWVTGIYYYQDRKRSDAPLTVRNNTGGLLQSVRSRSRVDTKSGAVFGQADWEFADQWTLSAGARYTIENRELKQADVTLTTAAGALPPLDILSGVTDPDPVTKDVTGRVSLTWEPTTENSLYASYSRGAKSVSYSTFYSATGGATPAGRAAALATNAALTGPVGQEHLDAFEIGSKNRFLDRTLTLNLAGFYYLFDGKQELLSVGDLSTGVPIVTSRFLNIGKARIYGAEVELNYAPNDRWDFNVSGGLLNTKITDSPLILSSPNLGLVPLEGKPIPQTPKWNLSATIAHHIPVSGLGVFTLQAEGRAQAKQNFVLTNDPIVDLPSYGIVNFRVLWESEDKKFNAQAFVTNAFSKDYFARMNDTAFSAGVLVAQMGEPRLWGVKLGVAF